One window from the genome of Salvia splendens isolate huo1 chromosome 9, SspV2, whole genome shotgun sequence encodes:
- the LOC121748673 gene encoding probable aldehyde dehydrogenase, producing the protein MFRIGQSLLRIQSKRNVHSLPFATVKAEEVSASQPAEVLNLVQGSWTRSSTWNTIPDPLNGESFIKVAEVNQKEIKPFVESLAQCPKHGLHNPFKAPERYLMLGDVTTKAAHKLAQPEVSDFFAKLIQRVSPKSYQQAFMEVFVTQKFLENFCGDQVRFLARSFGVPGNHLGQQSHGFRWPYGPVAIITPFNFPLEIPLLQLMGALYMGNKPLLKVDSKVAIVMEQMLRLLHDCGLPLEDVDFINSDGVTMNRVLMEGKPRMTLFTGSSRVAEKLAVDLGGRIRVEDAGFDWKILGPDVQEEDYVAWVCDQDAYACSGQKCSAQSILFIHENWGKSSFLEKLRVLADRRKLEDLTIGPVLTVTTEVMLDHLNKLLKINGSKLLFGGEALQNHSIPKVYGAIKPTAVFIPLEEILKEDNYDLVTKEIFGPFQVVTEYKQNQLPLVLNALERMHAHLTAAVVSNDPLFIQKIIGNSVNGTTYVGLRARTTGAPQNHWFGPAGDPRGAGIGTPEAIKLVWSCHREVIYDNGPVPQNWSTPQPT; encoded by the exons ATGTTTCGAATCGGCCAAAGCCTGTTGCGAATTCAATCAAAAAG AAATGTTCATTCACTACCCTTTGCGACCGTAAAAGCTGAGGAAGTATCAGCTTCTCAGCCGGCTGAAGTGCTCAATTTAG TGCAGGGAAGCTGGACAAGATCTTCGACATGGAATACCATCCCAGATCCTTTGAATGGTGAATCTTTCATTAAAGTTGCTGAAGTGAACCAGAAAGAAATAAAG CCTTTTGTGGAGAGCTTGGCGCAGTGCCCCAAACATGGTTTACACAACCCATTCAAAGCACCAGAAAG GTACCTCATGCTTGGAGACGTAACAACAAAAGCAGCTCACAAGCTGGCCCAGCCCGAG GTCTCTGACTTCTTTGCCAAGCTGATACAAAGGGTGTCTCCAAAGAGTTACCAACAAGCTTTTATGGAAGTTTTTGTCACACAGAAGTTTTTGGAGAACTTTTGTGGTGATCAG GTTCGGTTCCTGGCTAGGTCATTTGGAGTACCTGGGAATCATCTAGGTCAGCAGAGTCATGGTTTTAGGTGGCCATATGGCCCG GTTGCAATTATCACTCCTTTCAATTTCCCTTTGGAGATTCCACTTCTTCAGTTGATGGGGGCGCTTTATATGGGCAACAAGCCACTTCTTAAAGTTGATAGCAAG GTGGCCATTGTTATGGAACAAATGCTACGTTTGCTCCATGATTGTGGGTTGCCTTTGGAGGACGTTGACTTCATAAACTCGGATGGAGTTACTATGAACAGAGTTCTCATGGAG GGAAAACCACGCATGACTCTCTTCACCGGCAGTTCGAGGGTAGCAGAGAAACTAGCTGTTGATCTCGGTGGTCGTATTAGAGTTGAAGATGCGGGATTCGACTGGAAGATTCTTGGGCCTGACGTACAAGAG GAAGACTATGTTGCTTGGGTGTGTGATCAAGATGCGTACGCATGTAGTGGGCAGAAGTGCTCAGCACAATCGATTCTATTCATTCACGAA AATTGGGGTAAAAGTTCTTTCTTGGAGAAGTTACGCGTTCTTGCTGACAGAAGGAAGTTGGAGGATCTTACCATTGGCCCCGTTCTTACT GTGACAACTGAAGTGATGCTGGATCACTTGAACAAACTACTTAAGATAAATGGATCAAAGCTTCTATTTGGTGGGGAGGCTTTACAAAACCATTCTATCCCAAAAGTATATGGTGCCATTAAACCTACCGCTGTGTTTATTCCACTTGAAGAAATATTAAAGGAAGATAACTATGATCTGGTAACAAAAGAAATCTTCGGTCCGTTCCAG GTTGTCACAGAATACAAACAGAATCAGCTCCCATTGGTACTAAATGCACTTGAAAGAATGCATGCACATTTAACTGCTGCAGTTGTTTCTAATGATCCTTTGTTTATACAA AAAATAATTGGAAATTCGGTTAATGGGACTACATATGTTGGATTGAGAGCAAGAACAACAGGAGCTCCACAGAACCATTGGTTTGGCCCTGCTGGAGATCCAAGAGGTGCTGGAATCGGAACTCCAGAAGCAATAAAACTCGTTTGGTCATGCCATAGAGAGGTCATTTACGACAACGGTCCAGTTCCACAAAATTGGAGCACCCCACAACCAACTTGA